The following are encoded in a window of Desulfurellaceae bacterium genomic DNA:
- the aroC gene encoding chorismate synthase, with translation MPGNTFGTVLRVTTFGESHGRAVGVVVDGFPADFPLDLAAIQHEMNRRRPGQSKLVTQRKEGDQIEVFSGVFEGKTTGTPLMAMVSNTDTRSRDYDELAQLFRPGHADFTYFAKYGHRDHRGGGRASVRESVGRVFAGALAKQLLARFGITIKGGVTQVGKVCAQARLWDTVEDNELRSVDPASVAAMRAEIERARKERDSVGGVIEVVAEGVPPGLGEPVFGKLDAELAAALMSIPAVKGVEFGAGFAAAAMRGSQMNDELSPTGFVSNNHGGMLGGISSGAPIVARLVVKPTSSIPQDKNTIDVHFQPRTVATRGRHDPCVAIRGVPIAEAMVALVLADSLLQDLATRGAREYFSPREYLDYDSAAGVRRRQGKR, from the coding sequence ATGCCAGGCAACACCTTTGGAACCGTCTTACGAGTGACCACCTTCGGCGAGAGCCACGGCCGAGCCGTGGGCGTGGTTGTGGACGGCTTTCCGGCCGACTTCCCGCTTGACCTGGCCGCCATTCAGCACGAGATGAATCGCCGCCGGCCCGGCCAATCCAAACTGGTCACCCAGCGTAAAGAGGGCGACCAGATCGAGGTCTTCTCGGGCGTGTTCGAGGGCAAGACGACCGGCACCCCGCTGATGGCCATGGTCTCGAATACCGACACGCGTTCCAGAGACTATGACGAACTCGCCCAGCTGTTCCGGCCCGGACACGCCGACTTCACCTATTTCGCCAAGTACGGCCACCGCGACCATCGGGGCGGAGGCAGGGCATCAGTGCGGGAATCGGTCGGGCGGGTGTTTGCCGGCGCCCTCGCCAAGCAGCTGCTGGCCCGGTTCGGGATCACGATCAAGGGCGGCGTCACCCAGGTCGGCAAAGTCTGCGCCCAGGCACGGCTGTGGGACACGGTCGAAGACAACGAGCTGCGCAGCGTTGATCCGGCCAGCGTGGCCGCCATGCGGGCCGAGATCGAACGGGCCAGAAAAGAGCGCGATTCGGTCGGCGGGGTGATCGAGGTCGTGGCCGAAGGCGTACCGCCCGGGCTGGGCGAGCCGGTGTTCGGCAAGCTCGACGCCGAACTGGCCGCCGCCCTGATGTCCATCCCGGCGGTCAAGGGGGTCGAGTTCGGAGCCGGTTTTGCCGCCGCCGCCATGCGCGGCAGCCAGATGAACGATGAGCTGTCTCCGACAGGCTTTGTGAGCAATAATCATGGCGGTATGCTGGGTGGCATTTCCTCTGGCGCACCGATTGTCGCGCGCCTGGTGGTCAAGCCGACCTCCTCCATCCCCCAGGACAAAAACACGATTGATGTGCATTTTCAGCCGCGCACGGTGGCCACCCGCGGGCGGCACGACCCGTGCGTGGCCATCCGCGGCGTGCCGATTGCCGAGGCCATGGTTGCCCTGGTCCTGGCCGACTCCCTGCTGCAAGACTTAGCCACCCGAGGGGCGCGGGAGTACTTCTCGCCGCGCGAGTATCTCGACTACGACTCGGCGGCCGGAGTCCGGCGGCGGCAAGGGAAACGATGA
- a CDS encoding RecX family transcriptional regulator: MRTAKGTRSPLDYAYRLLGRRAYSTAGLAAKMRASGFSPHAVERTVTRLSSQGYLNDARMAAALTERFQARGFGPAAIRQKLVHHQLDSALIEQTLDARQPALELEAARKLLASRFPADALQQAKTYARALRLLLRRGYSYELAKQLLGRPPRDEPEDEQGVDDLM, encoded by the coding sequence ATGAGGACCGCCAAAGGCACGCGTAGCCCCCTCGACTACGCCTACCGCCTGCTGGGTCGCCGCGCCTACAGCACGGCCGGCCTGGCGGCAAAGATGCGCGCCAGCGGCTTCAGCCCCCACGCGGTGGAGCGGACCGTCACCCGCCTCAGCAGCCAGGGCTATCTCAACGACGCCCGGATGGCCGCCGCGCTGACCGAGCGCTTCCAGGCGCGCGGCTTTGGCCCGGCCGCCATCCGGCAAAAACTCGTCCACCACCAGCTCGATTCCGCCCTGATTGAGCAGACGCTTGACGCGCGACAGCCGGCCCTCGAACTCGAGGCTGCCCGCAAGCTGCTGGCTAGCCGTTTTCCTGCGGACGCGCTACAACAAGCCAAGACCTATGCCCGGGCGTTGCGCCTGCTCCTGCGCCGTGGCTATTCCTACGAGCTTGCCAAACAGCTGTTGGGTAGACCGCCCCGGGATGAACCCGAAGATGAACAGGGGGTCGACGATCTCATGTAG
- the alaS gene encoding alanine--tRNA ligase, translated as MTGNEIRDSFLRFFADRGHRIVPSASIIPASDPTLLFTNAGMVPFKNIFLGMEQPAHPRVVDSQKCLRVSGKHNDLEEVGRDTYHHTFFEMLGNWSFGDYYKAEAIGWAWELLTEVWQLPPEQLWASVYTTDDEADTLWRTQTSINPDQILRFGEKDNFWEMGETGPCGPCSEIHIDRGPGSCELVNTPGHTCGVNADCPRFIELWNLVFVQYNRNPDRSLDDLPATHVDTGMGLERVAAVLQDVPGNYDSDLLRDVIRATEALSPIRYGSTPDSDISFRVIADHARAAAIAIADGVVPTNDGRGYVLRRIMRRALRHGRLIGFEQPFLWRVVDSVVSLMGRAYPELTERRDYLSEVIRTEEERFSDTLGRGLALLEQEIGSLRTDSATRLSGEIAFRLYDTYGFPLDLTEDFLASEGFALDRDGFEQAMEQQRSRARESQKDLVYINTGLTDLHSRFVGDRITEWESEILAVLVDGESRSGPVGQGQAVEIVTAETPFYGESGGQVGDSGRLETARGDLVEILDTQKPQPLLTVHRGRVSRGAVQTGDRVRLILDTARREATRLNHSATHVMHAALRQVLGSHVRQAGSLVTPDRLRFDFTHTSPVKPDELAHIETLVNTHIRDNAEVSSTEMSLNEALKGGALAFFGEKYGERVRVVRMGDFSTELCGGTHVGRTGDIGLFKLRAESGVASGVRRVEATTGDAALDWVRHKEQLLKEVGTLVKGAEEDVTAKITRLLAQQRELEKQLAELQSQVAGSQSDALLSQARQLHGVNVLATRVEGIDAAGLREMADRLRDKLQPGVIVLGLVKGERVNLLAAVSKDVTERYQAGALIKQLAPIVGGGGGGRPDFAQAGGKNPARLDEALQKVYELIEHGTEER; from the coding sequence ATGACGGGAAACGAGATTCGAGACAGTTTTCTGCGTTTTTTTGCCGACCGGGGCCATCGCATTGTGCCCAGCGCGTCTATCATTCCAGCCAGCGACCCGACGCTCCTGTTCACCAATGCGGGCATGGTGCCGTTCAAGAATATCTTTCTGGGTATGGAACAGCCGGCCCATCCCCGGGTGGTCGATTCCCAGAAGTGTCTGCGGGTGTCGGGCAAACACAATGACCTCGAAGAAGTCGGCCGCGATACCTATCATCACACCTTCTTTGAGATGCTCGGCAACTGGTCGTTTGGCGATTACTACAAAGCCGAAGCCATTGGCTGGGCCTGGGAACTGCTGACCGAGGTATGGCAGCTGCCCCCCGAGCAGCTGTGGGCCAGCGTGTATACCACCGACGATGAAGCCGACACGTTGTGGCGGACGCAGACCAGCATCAATCCGGACCAGATTCTGCGCTTTGGCGAAAAAGACAATTTCTGGGAGATGGGCGAGACCGGACCGTGCGGACCGTGCTCCGAGATTCACATCGACCGTGGGCCGGGGTCGTGCGAGCTGGTCAACACCCCGGGCCACACCTGCGGCGTCAACGCCGACTGCCCGCGCTTTATTGAGCTGTGGAATCTGGTGTTCGTTCAGTACAACCGCAACCCCGACCGCTCGCTCGACGACCTGCCGGCCACCCATGTGGATACCGGCATGGGTCTGGAGCGTGTCGCCGCAGTCCTCCAGGACGTGCCGGGCAATTACGACTCCGACCTGCTGCGCGACGTCATCCGCGCCACCGAAGCGCTCAGCCCGATCCGTTACGGCAGCACGCCGGACAGCGACATTTCCTTTCGGGTGATTGCCGACCACGCCCGGGCAGCCGCGATTGCGATTGCCGACGGTGTGGTGCCGACCAACGACGGCCGGGGCTATGTGCTGCGCCGCATCATGCGTCGGGCCCTGCGCCACGGGCGGCTGATCGGCTTTGAGCAGCCCTTTTTGTGGCGCGTCGTTGACAGTGTGGTATCGCTGATGGGCCGGGCATATCCCGAACTGACCGAGCGCAGGGACTATCTCAGCGAGGTCATCCGCACCGAGGAAGAACGCTTTTCCGACACCCTGGGCAGGGGCTTGGCCCTGCTGGAGCAGGAGATCGGCAGCCTGCGGACCGACTCGGCCACCCGCCTGTCAGGAGAGATTGCCTTTCGCCTGTACGATACCTACGGTTTCCCGCTGGACCTGACCGAAGACTTCCTGGCCTCCGAGGGGTTCGCGCTGGACCGGGACGGTTTTGAGCAGGCCATGGAACAGCAGCGCAGCCGCGCCCGCGAGAGCCAGAAAGACCTCGTCTATATCAACACCGGTCTGACGGACCTGCACTCCCGTTTTGTCGGCGACCGGATTACCGAGTGGGAATCCGAGATCCTGGCCGTGCTGGTCGATGGAGAATCGCGCAGCGGTCCGGTCGGTCAGGGGCAAGCGGTCGAGATTGTCACCGCCGAGACTCCTTTTTACGGCGAATCCGGTGGTCAGGTGGGGGATAGCGGCCGCCTGGAGACCGCCCGGGGTGATCTGGTCGAGATTCTCGATACCCAGAAGCCCCAGCCGCTGCTGACGGTTCATCGCGGCCGGGTCAGCCGTGGGGCGGTTCAGACCGGCGACCGGGTGCGTCTCATCCTCGACACCGCGCGGCGCGAGGCGACCCGACTCAACCACTCGGCCACCCACGTGATGCACGCCGCGCTCAGACAGGTCTTGGGCAGCCATGTCCGCCAAGCCGGCTCCCTGGTGACCCCGGACCGCCTGCGTTTCGACTTTACTCATACCAGCCCGGTCAAACCGGACGAGCTGGCCCACATCGAGACCCTGGTCAATACCCATATCCGTGACAACGCCGAGGTGAGCAGCACGGAGATGTCCCTCAACGAGGCGCTCAAAGGCGGCGCACTGGCCTTCTTCGGCGAAAAATACGGCGAGCGTGTCCGGGTGGTCCGGATGGGGGACTTCTCAACCGAACTGTGCGGCGGCACGCATGTCGGCCGCACCGGCGATATTGGTCTGTTCAAGCTCAGAGCCGAGAGCGGCGTGGCGTCCGGGGTACGGCGCGTCGAAGCCACGACAGGCGATGCCGCCCTCGACTGGGTGCGCCACAAAGAGCAACTGCTCAAAGAGGTCGGGACGCTGGTCAAGGGCGCGGAAGAAGACGTGACCGCCAAGATCACCCGCCTGTTGGCCCAACAGCGCGAGTTGGAAAAGCAGCTGGCCGAGCTGCAAAGCCAGGTGGCCGGCTCGCAGAGCGATGCGCTGCTCAGTCAGGCGCGACAGCTGCACGGCGTCAACGTCCTGGCCACCCGGGTCGAGGGGATCGACGCCGCAGGTCTGCGGGAGATGGCCGACCGGCTGCGCGATAAACTCCAGCCGGGAGTCATCGTGTTGGGCTTGGTCAAGGGCGAGCGGGTCAATTTGCTGGCGGCGGTCAGCAAAGACGTGACCGAGCGCTATCAGGCCGGGGCGCTGATCAAACAGCTCGCTCCGATCGTCGGTGGCGGTGGTGGCGGCCGGCCGGACTTTGCCCAGGCTGGCGGCAAAAATCCTGCACGGCTGGATGAAGCGCTGCAAAAGGTGTATGAGCTGATTGAGCACGGTACGGAGGAACGCTGA
- a CDS encoding PhoH family protein: MEHHLRDTSHLEFDDPRFFRDLLGNQDAHLRGMEKALGVKISATGSGLNIAGEDHLRDLAGRVATQLYGLIKSGYPVYPSDVDYAIRILSRNRSAKLRDIFLDTVYISSKRRTITPKSLAQKSYIDAIRSHDIVFGIGPAGTGKTYLAMAVAVAALMKQKVSRVVLTRPAVEAGEKLGFLPGDLAEKINPYLRPLYDALYDMVDFDRARKMIERGTIEVAPLAFMRGRTLNDSFVILDEAQNTTSEQMKMFLTRLGYGSQAVITGDITQIDLPPGTRSGLKEARSILRNIDGIEFTLFTEKDVVRHRLVQDVISAYERDQEKREQTRHARRDRRRQRQAGARHRHLRNSTDGESDPTAQLGQDDPPPSGTDPDRTQHRPGSRSADPPSQPSVPPPGQPD, encoded by the coding sequence ATGGAGCATCACCTCCGAGACACGTCCCACCTGGAGTTTGACGATCCTCGTTTCTTCCGCGACCTGCTGGGGAACCAGGACGCCCACCTGCGCGGCATGGAAAAGGCGCTGGGGGTAAAAATCTCGGCCACGGGGTCCGGTCTGAACATCGCCGGCGAGGACCACCTGCGCGACCTCGCCGGCCGGGTTGCGACCCAGCTGTACGGCTTGATTAAAAGCGGCTATCCGGTCTATCCCAGCGACGTTGACTACGCCATTCGCATCCTGAGCCGCAACCGGTCGGCCAAGCTGCGCGACATCTTTCTGGATACCGTCTATATCTCGTCCAAACGCCGCACGATCACGCCCAAAAGCCTGGCCCAAAAGTCGTACATCGACGCCATCCGCAGCCACGACATCGTGTTCGGCATCGGCCCGGCGGGCACCGGAAAAACCTATCTGGCCATGGCCGTGGCGGTCGCCGCCCTCATGAAGCAGAAGGTGAGCCGGGTGGTCCTCACCCGGCCGGCGGTCGAAGCCGGAGAAAAACTCGGCTTTCTGCCCGGCGACCTGGCCGAAAAGATCAATCCCTATCTGCGGCCCCTGTACGACGCCCTGTACGACATGGTCGATTTTGACCGGGCGCGAAAAATGATCGAACGCGGCACGATTGAGGTCGCGCCCCTGGCGTTCATGCGGGGCCGGACGCTCAACGATTCCTTTGTCATTCTGGACGAGGCCCAGAACACCACGAGTGAGCAAATGAAGATGTTCCTGACCCGCCTCGGCTATGGCTCACAGGCGGTCATCACCGGCGACATCACCCAGATCGATCTGCCGCCCGGCACCCGGTCCGGCCTCAAAGAAGCGCGCTCCATTCTGCGCAATATTGACGGCATTGAGTTTACCCTGTTCACCGAGAAGGATGTGGTCCGCCACCGGCTGGTCCAGGATGTGATTAGCGCCTATGAACGCGACCAAGAAAAACGAGAGCAGACCAGACACGCCCGCCGAGACCGCCGCCGGCAGCGCCAAGCCGGGGCTCGTCATCGACATCTGCGGAACAGTACCGACGGTGAGTCGGACCCTACTGCGCAGCTGGGCCAAGACGATCCTCCGCCATCTGGGACAGACCCCGACCGAACTCAGCATCGCCCTGGTTCGCGATCCGCAGATCCGCCGTCTCAACCGTCAGTACCGCCACCAGGACAGCCCGACTGA
- the ybeY gene encoding rRNA maturation RNase YbeY, translating to MLSFPLADAACPFLLGDVIISVETASRQAAGRGIGLAEELQSLLIHGILHLVGYDHEVSASEARRMRRKERELKAQL from the coding sequence GTGCTGTCCTTTCCCTTAGCCGATGCGGCCTGCCCGTTTCTGCTCGGCGATGTCATCATCTCGGTCGAGACCGCCAGCCGCCAGGCCGCCGGCCGTGGCATCGGCCTGGCGGAAGAACTCCAGAGCTTGTTGATTCACGGGATTTTACACCTAGTGGGCTACGACCACGAGGTCTCAGCCAGCGAGGCGAGGCGGATGCGGCGCAAGGAACGCGAGCTCAAAGCCCAGCTCTAA
- the lnt gene encoding apolipoprotein N-acyltransferase, protein MLSLLRSRQTALVFASGMLLSLAFPKADLGFVAWVAFVPLVWVVWEGSLRQAFFYGWMGGMGFYLCTVYWVVHTIGLYSNIHPVVAVIPLFLMCSILAAYTGAFALGVRWCKGNWRWLLIFGPLLWVSLEWLRSFFFIGFPWVSLGYSQHQSLNLIQIAELTSVYGISALVIFGNLVVFTLACKRGPGRGRLLVGTLVLILCVMAWGSWRRSQLASLPHDQRLRVGVVQGNIEQDEKWHPAFQAETIARYARMTRQAAAQGTGLIVWPETAVPFFFQSDHTYRGRILGLAREMKTPLLFGSPAFQRSPRRVTLFNRAYLLSAEAEVVDRYDKIILTPFGEFIPFQDSFLFFLDKLVEGIGDFAPGTTPTVFPLPPHAFGVLICYEDIFPDLARRFVEGGATFLVNITNDAWFGRTAAPYQHLMMGALRAVENRVPLVRAANTGISAVVDVTGAVRTRTQLYETTFFVEDISWPRVTSFYTRYGDIFARLCALGCLGMLGYRGVRYYQHRRRQ, encoded by the coding sequence ATGCTGTCCCTGCTGCGCTCCAGACAGACCGCCCTGGTCTTTGCCAGCGGCATGTTGCTGTCGCTCGCCTTTCCCAAAGCCGATCTCGGCTTTGTGGCCTGGGTCGCCTTTGTTCCCCTGGTCTGGGTGGTGTGGGAAGGCTCCCTGCGCCAGGCCTTTTTCTACGGCTGGATGGGCGGCATGGGCTTCTATCTGTGCACCGTCTACTGGGTCGTGCACACCATCGGTCTGTACAGCAACATCCATCCGGTTGTCGCCGTCATCCCCCTGTTCCTGATGTGCAGCATTCTGGCCGCCTACACCGGCGCCTTTGCCCTGGGCGTCCGCTGGTGTAAGGGCAACTGGCGATGGCTTCTGATTTTTGGGCCCCTGCTGTGGGTCAGCCTGGAGTGGCTGCGGTCGTTTTTCTTCATCGGTTTTCCGTGGGTCAGTCTGGGCTATTCGCAACATCAGTCGCTGAACCTGATCCAGATCGCCGAACTGACCAGCGTCTACGGTATCTCGGCCCTGGTCATCTTCGGCAACCTGGTCGTGTTCACCTTGGCCTGTAAGCGCGGCCCCGGGCGCGGGCGGCTACTGGTAGGAACGCTGGTCCTCATCCTGTGCGTTATGGCCTGGGGTTCGTGGCGCCGATCCCAGCTGGCCAGCCTGCCCCACGACCAGCGCCTGCGCGTCGGCGTCGTCCAGGGCAATATCGAACAGGATGAAAAATGGCATCCGGCTTTTCAGGCTGAAACCATCGCCCGCTACGCCCGGATGACGCGCCAGGCCGCCGCCCAGGGCACTGGGCTGATCGTCTGGCCGGAAACCGCAGTGCCCTTTTTCTTTCAGTCAGACCATACCTACCGTGGCCGGATTCTCGGTCTGGCCCGTGAAATGAAGACCCCGCTGCTGTTCGGCAGCCCTGCCTTCCAGCGCAGCCCGCGTCGCGTCACCCTGTTCAACCGGGCCTATCTGCTGTCGGCCGAGGCCGAGGTCGTGGATCGCTATGACAAGATCATTCTCACCCCGTTCGGGGAGTTCATCCCTTTTCAGGACAGCTTTCTGTTTTTTCTGGATAAGCTCGTCGAAGGTATTGGCGATTTTGCCCCCGGCACCACGCCGACCGTTTTTCCGCTGCCGCCGCACGCCTTTGGCGTCCTGATTTGCTACGAGGACATTTTTCCGGACTTGGCTCGCCGCTTTGTTGAAGGCGGAGCTACCTTTCTGGTGAATATCACCAATGACGCCTGGTTCGGCCGGACCGCCGCCCCGTATCAACACCTGATGATGGGAGCCCTGCGCGCGGTGGAAAACCGGGTGCCGCTCGTCCGGGCGGCCAACACCGGCATTTCCGCAGTTGTTGATGTGACCGGCGCGGTACGAACCCGCACGCAGCTGTATGAGACGACGTTCTTTGTCGAAGACATCAGCTGGCCTCGGGTGACCAGCTTTTATACCAGGTATGGCGACATCTTCGCGCGCCTGTGTGCCCTCGGCTGTCTGGGTATGCTAGGATATCGCGGCGTGCGGTATTACCAACACCGCCGTAGACAGTGA
- the prfB gene encoding peptide chain release factor 2, whose translation MSGGIFDIAAKEARIAALEELIGAGEFWHDQDTAQAVLKERAALRDTVGDWKTQQQALADALVFFEMAEAGDAEATDEVETTLVEIGQAVSTAEMHQLLGGEHDSHNAIVSLRPGAGGLEAQDWADMLLRLYLRWTERRGFRTEVAEYLPAEGGGLKNATFTVEGAYAYGYLRAEAGIHRLVRISPFDGNARRHTSFASLFVYPEIDDSVEIDIRPEDLRVDTYRASGAGGQHVNKTDSAVRLTHLPSGLVVTCQNERSQHRNRTMAMKILRARLYEHELEKQKERLEDLEKSKKDIAWGSQIRSYVLHPYRLVKDHRTGVEIGNTDAVLDGDIDPFIEAYLLQNRR comes from the coding sequence ATCTCGGGAGGCATCTTTGACATCGCCGCCAAAGAGGCCCGCATCGCTGCGCTCGAAGAGCTGATCGGCGCTGGCGAATTCTGGCACGACCAGGACACAGCCCAGGCTGTCCTCAAAGAGCGCGCCGCGCTGCGCGATACGGTCGGCGACTGGAAAACGCAGCAGCAGGCGCTGGCCGACGCCCTGGTTTTCTTTGAAATGGCCGAGGCCGGCGATGCCGAGGCGACCGACGAGGTCGAAACCACACTGGTCGAGATTGGTCAGGCCGTCAGCACGGCCGAGATGCACCAGCTGCTCGGCGGTGAGCACGACAGCCACAACGCAATCGTCAGCCTGCGCCCCGGCGCCGGCGGACTCGAAGCCCAGGACTGGGCCGATATGCTGTTGCGCCTGTACCTGCGCTGGACGGAGCGGCGCGGCTTTCGCACCGAGGTTGCCGAGTATCTGCCGGCAGAAGGCGGCGGCCTGAAAAATGCGACCTTCACCGTTGAAGGCGCCTATGCCTACGGCTATCTCCGCGCCGAAGCGGGGATTCATCGGCTCGTCCGCATCTCTCCGTTTGACGGCAACGCCCGGCGCCATACCTCCTTCGCCTCGCTGTTTGTGTATCCGGAGATCGACGACAGCGTTGAGATCGATATTCGTCCCGAGGATCTTCGCGTCGATACCTATCGGGCCAGCGGAGCGGGCGGCCAGCACGTCAATAAAACCGACTCGGCCGTCCGCCTGACCCATCTGCCGAGCGGCCTTGTCGTCACCTGTCAAAATGAGCGATCGCAGCACCGCAACCGGACGATGGCGATGAAAATCCTCCGCGCCCGTTTGTATGAACACGAGCTGGAGAAACAAAAAGAGCGGCTGGAAGATCTGGAAAAGAGCAAAAAGGATATTGCCTGGGGCAGTCAAATCCGCTCGTATGTCCTGCACCCCTACCGGCTGGTCAAGGACCACCGCACCGGGGTCGAGATCGGGAATACGGACGCGGTGCTCGACGGCGATATTGATCCCTTCATTGAAGCGTATCTGCTCCAAAACAGACGATGA
- a CDS encoding helix-turn-helix domain-containing protein, giving the protein MPGELATLLKQKREEQGLSSQEVCSQTRIPESYLSILEGQGDPRVLADALYLVPFLRTYSTFLDLDPAETVPQFLADIRHETPGAGAPQRTARQFSRPIVIGLVLLALVVLGGYVFKDSLPWLESLGNTSGSR; this is encoded by the coding sequence ATGCCCGGAGAACTCGCCACACTACTCAAACAAAAACGGGAAGAGCAGGGGCTGTCGTCCCAAGAGGTGTGCAGCCAGACGCGCATCCCAGAGTCCTATTTGTCCATTTTAGAGGGCCAGGGCGATCCGCGCGTGCTGGCCGATGCCCTGTATCTCGTCCCCTTTTTGCGTACCTACTCGACGTTTCTCGACCTGGACCCGGCCGAAACCGTTCCTCAATTCCTGGCCGATATCCGACACGAGACACCCGGAGCGGGCGCGCCCCAGCGCACGGCGCGCCAGTTTTCCCGCCCAATCGTCATCGGGCTTGTTCTCCTCGCCCTCGTCGTGCTGGGAGGCTATGTGTTCAAAGACAGCCTGCCCTGGCTTGAATCCCTTGGCAACACTTCGGGAAGCAGGTAG
- a CDS encoding PAC2 family protein — protein sequence MSALQIHELPTLTDPVLIVAFAGWNDAGNAATHAAEFLVKGLQARKFADIDPEEFYDFSETRPQVRLKEGLYREIKWPANDFFYSTTPALRRNLILGVGIEPQLKWKTYSAAILDLAKQCGVNLVITLGALLADVAYSRPVRVVGFSSDPTLASQIQVTPSRYEGPTGIVGVFNDACRQASVTSASFWANVPHYISATPNPKAALALVERLESFLQFSIETAELSTQAFDFDAKVAQAVSENPNMAAYVKQLEERDQEEGVGLETAPKGNGNGHANGHDMEDALQRFLQQRKDDKDEDE from the coding sequence ATGAGCGCACTACAGATACACGAACTCCCCACACTCACCGACCCGGTCTTGATCGTCGCCTTTGCCGGCTGGAACGACGCCGGGAATGCGGCGACACATGCCGCGGAGTTCCTGGTCAAGGGTCTGCAAGCCCGCAAGTTTGCCGACATTGACCCTGAGGAATTCTATGATTTTTCGGAAACCCGGCCCCAGGTCCGCCTCAAAGAAGGGCTGTACCGGGAGATCAAGTGGCCGGCCAACGACTTTTTTTACTCCACGACCCCGGCCCTGCGCCGCAACCTGATTCTGGGGGTTGGCATTGAACCGCAGTTGAAGTGGAAAACCTACTCAGCCGCCATTCTCGACCTGGCCAAACAGTGCGGGGTGAATCTGGTCATTACCCTCGGGGCGCTGCTGGCCGATGTGGCCTACTCGCGGCCGGTTCGGGTGGTGGGTTTCTCCAGCGATCCGACCCTGGCCAGCCAGATTCAGGTCACCCCGTCCCGCTACGAAGGTCCGACCGGCATTGTCGGCGTGTTCAACGACGCCTGCCGCCAAGCCAGCGTGACCTCGGCCAGCTTTTGGGCCAATGTGCCGCACTATATCTCGGCCACACCCAACCCCAAGGCCGCCCTGGCCCTGGTCGAACGGCTCGAGTCCTTCCTCCAGTTCAGCATTGAAACCGCCGAGTTGAGCACCCAGGCGTTCGATTTTGATGCCAAGGTCGCCCAGGCCGTATCCGAGAATCCCAATATGGCCGCCTATGTCAAACAGCTCGAAGAACGGGACCAGGAGGAAGGAGTCGGACTGGAGACCGCGCCCAAAGGCAACGGCAACGGCCACGCCAACGGCCATGATATGGAAGACGCGCTACAGCGTTTCCTCCAGCAACGCAAAGATGACAAGGATGAGGATGAATGA